One Prolixibacteraceae bacterium DNA segment encodes these proteins:
- a CDS encoding citrate (Si)-synthase — MDYIKQRLFEKGSLMRAQLQDLLKESRDLIVDEVTIGNVLGGMRGVTSLLTVTSKLDQYEGIRYRGFSLPELYKVLPRYNTEGEPLAEGVFYLLLTGEVPTMEEVEYMRKDWVQRSEVPEHVFRAIDALPKTSKPMTRFSTGILAAATQSQFQKQHRVGLRKEDYWDSTYEDVMNMIAQLPVIASYIYRKEFCDGEVIALDPNLDWSANFAHMMGFNSEEEFKLFRMYMFIHADHEGGNVSAHTAHLVGSALSNPFYSYAAGMIGLAGPLHGYANQEVIRWIKSMYKHYNRTFEEGLSEEEIHDFVEKTLDDGNVIPGYGHAVLRATDPRFITQKDFADKYVQNDPLIHTVNILYKVVPAVLQERGKAKNPWPNVDAFSGSLLLHYGIKDYIFYTVMFGVSRALGVGAQLIWDRFLSLPIERPNSQTLDWFTEYANSED; from the coding sequence ATGGACTACATTAAACAACGTTTATTTGAAAAAGGCTCACTTATGCGGGCCCAACTTCAAGACTTATTGAAAGAGTCTCGTGACCTTATTGTTGACGAAGTGACCATCGGAAATGTTCTTGGTGGTATGAGAGGCGTTACTTCTCTTTTAACTGTAACCTCTAAACTGGATCAATATGAAGGAATTCGCTATAGAGGCTTTTCACTCCCCGAATTATATAAAGTCCTACCACGTTATAATACTGAAGGAGAGCCTTTAGCAGAAGGGGTATTTTACCTGCTCCTAACTGGAGAAGTTCCAACAATGGAGGAGGTTGAGTATATGCGTAAAGATTGGGTTCAGAGATCAGAAGTTCCTGAACATGTCTTTCGGGCAATTGATGCGCTTCCAAAGACATCAAAGCCAATGACTCGCTTTTCTACAGGTATTCTAGCTGCAGCTACTCAATCTCAATTCCAAAAGCAACATCGCGTTGGTCTTCGAAAAGAGGACTATTGGGATTCTACTTATGAGGATGTTATGAATATGATTGCTCAACTTCCTGTTATTGCTTCGTATATTTATCGAAAAGAATTTTGCGACGGAGAAGTAATTGCTTTGGATCCAAATCTTGATTGGTCTGCGAATTTTGCTCATATGATGGGGTTCAATTCTGAAGAAGAGTTTAAATTATTTCGTATGTATATGTTTATTCATGCTGATCATGAAGGGGGTAACGTTTCTGCCCATACTGCGCATCTTGTTGGCTCTGCATTAAGTAATCCATTTTATTCTTATGCTGCTGGTATGATAGGGTTGGCTGGACCTTTGCATGGTTATGCAAATCAGGAAGTAATTCGTTGGATTAAGAGTATGTATAAGCATTATAATAGAACTTTTGAAGAGGGACTATCTGAAGAGGAAATTCACGACTTTGTTGAGAAAACTTTGGATGATGGTAATGTTATTCCTGGTTATGGACATGCTGTTTTGCGTGCCACTGATCCTCGTTTTATAACACAGAAGGATTTTGCAGATAAGTATGTTCAGAATGATCCGCTTATCCACACCGTTAATATTCTTTATAAAGTGGTTCCAGCTGTTCTTCAAGAGAGAGGTAAAGCCAAGAATCCGTGGCCTAATGTGGATGCATTTTCTGGATCACTTTTATTGCATTATGGAATCAAAGACTATATATTCTATACCGTCATGTTTGGTGTGAGCCGTGCTCTTGGAGTTGGGGCACAATTGATCTGGGATCGTTTCCTATCGCTTCCAATTGAGCGCCCAAATTCTCAAACATTAGATTGGTTTACTGAATATGCTAATTCTGAAGACTAA
- the rplQ gene encoding 50S ribosomal protein L17 — MRHNKKFNHLGRKSAHRKAMLSNMACSLLLHKRITTTVAKAKALRMYVEPLITKSKDDSTHNRRTVFSYLKSKTAVTELFREVSVKVADRPGGYTRILKTGNRLGDNAEMCIIELVDYNEAMLNAKDAKPAAKSRRRRKKSTDAATEAPATDASAE, encoded by the coding sequence ATGAGACATAATAAGAAGTTTAACCACTTGGGTAGAAAGAGCGCTCACAGAAAAGCAATGTTGTCAAACATGGCTTGCTCTCTTCTCCTACACAAGCGTATTACTACTACTGTTGCAAAAGCGAAAGCTTTGCGTATGTATGTCGAGCCATTGATTACTAAGTCAAAAGATGACTCTACACACAATCGCCGTACTGTATTTAGTTACCTGAAAAGTAAAACTGCTGTTACAGAATTGTTCCGCGAGGTTTCTGTAAAAGTAGCTGATCGTCCAGGTGGATATACACGTATTCTAAAAACAGGTAACCGTCTTGGTGATAATGCTGAGATGTGTATTATCGAACTTGTAGATTATAATGAGGCTATGTTGAATGCTAAAGATGCTAAGCCTGCTGCTAAATCACGTAGACGTCGTAAGAAATCTACTGATGCTGCAACAGAAGCTCCTGCAACTGATGCTTCAGCTGAGTAA
- a CDS encoding DNA-directed RNA polymerase subunit alpha has protein sequence MAILAFQKPDKVIMVDSSETFGKFEFRPLEPGYGITVGNALRRILLSSLEGYAITTIKIEGVEHEFSTIEGVIEDVTEIILNLKQVRFKQEVEDFDSEKVSISLFGQEQFTAGDINKFASNFQVLNTDLVICRMNPEVKLQLELTIEKGRGYVPSTENKPVEDDLGIIPIDSIYTPIKNVKYAVENYRVEQKTDYEKLVLEITTDGSIHPKDALKEAAKILIYHFMLFSDEKITLDNEEKFGNEEFDEEVLHMRQLLKTRLVDMDLSVRALNCLKAADVDTLGDLVQYNRNDLLKFRNFGKKSLTELDELLDSMNLNFGMDISKYKLDKE, from the coding sequence ATGGCAATATTAGCTTTCCAAAAGCCAGACAAAGTGATAATGGTGGATTCTTCAGAAACCTTTGGTAAATTTGAGTTTCGTCCTCTAGAACCAGGGTATGGTATTACTGTTGGTAATGCTTTAAGAAGAATACTGTTGTCATCTTTAGAAGGATACGCTATCACTACAATTAAGATCGAAGGCGTTGAGCATGAATTTTCTACTATTGAAGGAGTTATTGAAGATGTAACTGAAATAATTCTTAATCTTAAGCAAGTTCGCTTTAAACAAGAAGTAGAAGATTTTGACAGTGAAAAAGTCTCTATCTCACTCTTCGGTCAGGAGCAATTTACTGCTGGCGACATTAATAAGTTTGCTTCTAACTTTCAAGTTTTGAATACGGACCTTGTGATCTGTAGAATGAACCCAGAAGTGAAACTTCAGTTGGAGTTAACTATCGAAAAAGGTCGAGGTTATGTTCCAAGTACTGAAAATAAACCAGTAGAAGATGATTTGGGTATTATTCCAATTGATTCAATCTATACTCCGATCAAAAATGTTAAATACGCTGTAGAAAACTACCGTGTTGAGCAGAAAACTGATTACGAGAAATTGGTGTTAGAGATAACTACTGATGGATCTATTCATCCTAAAGATGCGCTTAAGGAAGCTGCCAAAATTCTAATCTATCACTTTATGTTATTCTCTGATGAGAAGATAACATTAGATAATGAGGAGAAATTCGGCAACGAAGAGTTTGATGAAGAGGTTCTTCATATGCGTCAATTGCTAAAGACTCGCTTAGTTGATATGGATCTCTCAGTTCGTGCTCTTAACTGTTTAAAGGCAGCCGACGTGGATACACTTGGTGACCTTGTACAGTACAATAGAAATGATCTTCTTAAGTTCCGTAACTTTGGTAAAAAGTCTCTTACAGAGCTAGATGAACTATTGGATAGCATGAATCTCAATTTCGGGATGGATATAAGTAAGTATAAATTAGACAAGGAATAA
- the rpsD gene encoding 30S ribosomal protein S4, with protein MARYIGPKSKIARRFGEAIFGPDKVLESKAYPPGQHGPNQRRNKTSEYGLQLKEKQKAKYTYGILERQFRTLFKKANSSKGVTGEVLLQLLECRLDNVVYRLGIAPTRSAARQLVSHKHITVNGSVVNIASYSVRPGDIVGVREKSKSLEVVSNSLASHRGGQYSWLEWDSAALSGKFLNRPERTEIPENIKEQLIVELYSK; from the coding sequence ATGGCTAGATATATTGGACCAAAGTCGAAAATCGCACGTAGATTTGGTGAAGCAATTTTTGGACCTGACAAGGTTCTAGAGAGTAAAGCATATCCTCCAGGACAACATGGACCAAATCAGAGAAGAAATAAGACTTCTGAATATGGTCTTCAGTTGAAGGAAAAACAAAAGGCAAAATATACTTATGGTATTCTTGAGCGTCAGTTTCGTACGCTTTTCAAGAAAGCTAACTCATCTAAAGGTGTTACAGGTGAGGTGTTGTTGCAATTGTTAGAGTGTCGTCTAGATAACGTAGTGTATCGTTTAGGTATCGCACCTACACGTTCTGCAGCACGTCAGCTAGTATCACACAAGCATATTACCGTTAACGGTAGTGTAGTGAATATTGCCTCGTATAGTGTACGTCCTGGTGATATTGTTGGAGTTCGTGAGAAATCAAAATCACTTGAGGTGGTTTCAAATTCTCTTGCGTCTCATCGTGGTGGTCAGTACTCATGGTTAGAATGGGATTCTGCTGCTTTATCTGGAAAATTCTTGAATCGTCCTGAAAGAACAGAGATTCCTGAGAATATTAAGGAACAACTAATCGTCGAGTTGTACTCTAAATAA
- the rpsK gene encoding 30S ribosomal protein S11 has translation MAKKSSNTKKRVVKVEAIGQAHIHSSFNNIIICLTNNNGEVISWSSAGKKGFRGSKKNTPYAAQVAAEECAKTAFDLGLRKVKVYVKGPGNGRESAIRAINNTGITVSEIVDVTPLPHNGCRPPKRRRV, from the coding sequence ATGGCAAAAAAGTCAAGTAATACTAAAAAAAGAGTTGTTAAAGTAGAGGCTATTGGGCAAGCTCATATCCACTCTTCTTTTAACAACATCATCATCTGTTTGACTAATAATAACGGTGAGGTTATTTCGTGGTCATCAGCAGGAAAAAAAGGGTTCCGTGGATCAAAGAAGAATACTCCTTATGCTGCACAGGTTGCTGCTGAAGAGTGTGCTAAAACAGCTTTCGATCTAGGACTACGTAAAGTAAAAGTATACGTTAAAGGGCCAGGAAATGGACGTGAGTCAGCTATCCGTGCTATCAATAATACTGGTATTACTGTATCAGAGATTGTTGATGTTACTCCGTTGCCACACAACGGATGTCGTCCTCCTAAGCGTCGTAGAGTATAA
- the rpsM gene encoding 30S ribosomal protein S13, with protein MARIVGVDIPVNKRGEIALTYIYGIGRSVSVEILEKAGVDKDIKVKDWTDEQFQAIRGLINSDFTVEGELRSEIQLNIKRLMDIGCYRGIRHRIGLPLRGQKTKNNARTRKGKKKTVANKKKATK; from the coding sequence ATGGCTCGTATTGTTGGTGTAGATATCCCAGTTAATAAACGTGGCGAAATCGCATTGACCTATATCTACGGTATCGGTCGCAGTGTTTCTGTTGAGATTCTTGAAAAGGCTGGTGTAGATAAGGACATCAAAGTGAAGGATTGGACGGATGAACAATTCCAAGCGATCCGTGGTTTGATCAATAGTGATTTTACTGTTGAAGGTGAATTACGTTCTGAAATTCAATTGAACATCAAGCGATTGATGGATATTGGATGTTATCGTGGAATTCGTCATCGTATTGGACTACCATTGCGTGGACAAAAGACAAAAAACAACGCTCGTACACGTAAGGGTAAGAAAAAAACTGTTGCAAATAAGAAAAAAGCAACTAAATAA
- the rpmJ gene encoding 50S ribosomal protein L36 — protein MKTRVSIKKRSSDCKIVRRKGRLYVINKKNPKFKQRQG, from the coding sequence ATGAAAACTAGAGTATCGATTAAGAAGCGCAGTAGTGACTGCAAGATTGTGCGTCGTAAAGGACGTTTGTATGTAATCAACAAGAAAAATCCTAAGTTTAAGCAACGTCAAGGATAA
- the infA gene encoding translation initiation factor IF-1, with translation MAKQPSIEQDGTIIESLSNAMFRVELHNGHVLTAHISGKMRMHYIKILPGDKVKVEMSPYDLSKGRITFRYKN, from the coding sequence ATGGCGAAGCAGCCTTCTATAGAACAGGACGGGACTATTATTGAATCATTGTCAAATGCAATGTTTCGTGTAGAATTACACAATGGTCACGTATTAACAGCACATATTTCAGGTAAAATGCGTATGCATTATATTAAAATTTTACCTGGAGATAAAGTGAAAGTAGAGATGTCTCCTTATGATTTGTCTAAGGGGCGTATCACATTTCGATATAAAAACTAA
- the map gene encoding type I methionyl aminopeptidase, with amino-acid sequence MNGPIYYKTEREISFIRKSSLLVSKTLAEITKLIQPGISTLELDAVAECYIRKQGATPGFLGYNNFPNSICVSVNDCVLHGLPSEYIIQDGDVVSVDCGVNLDGYYGDGCFTFLVGNVLEKYINLCKSAYESLSCAVKIAQEGKRLGDIGHAIQSVAKRDDLGIVKEFGGHGIGKNLHESPFVRNFGRSRMGEKLFKGLTLAIEPMLTEYQTDLFLSEDGWSVLTKDGGYAAHYEHTVVVRPCGAETLTDFCFVENQFKKNKFLWRSSLL; translated from the coding sequence ATGAATGGGCCCATCTATTACAAAACAGAACGAGAAATCTCATTCATACGAAAAAGTTCGCTACTTGTAAGTAAAACCTTAGCTGAAATAACAAAACTTATTCAACCCGGCATCTCAACTCTAGAGTTGGATGCCGTTGCTGAATGTTATATTCGCAAACAAGGAGCCACTCCTGGTTTCTTAGGTTATAATAATTTTCCAAATTCTATTTGTGTCTCAGTCAATGACTGTGTTTTACATGGTTTGCCATCTGAATATATTATTCAAGATGGCGATGTTGTATCTGTCGATTGTGGCGTGAACCTAGATGGGTACTATGGCGATGGCTGTTTTACTTTTTTAGTAGGGAATGTGTTGGAAAAATACATTAATCTTTGTAAATCAGCGTATGAAAGCTTATCTTGCGCCGTCAAAATTGCTCAAGAGGGAAAACGTCTTGGTGATATTGGTCATGCAATTCAATCTGTTGCCAAACGAGATGATCTTGGGATTGTCAAAGAGTTTGGTGGTCATGGAATTGGAAAAAATTTGCATGAGTCACCTTTTGTGCGTAATTTTGGCCGTTCAAGAATGGGTGAGAAACTTTTTAAGGGTTTAACACTCGCAATTGAACCTATGTTGACAGAATATCAAACAGATCTATTCTTGTCTGAAGATGGGTGGAGTGTTTTAACAAAAGATGGTGGCTACGCTGCTCATTATGAGCATACTGTCGTCGTAAGACCATGTGGTGCTGAAACCTTGACTGATTTTTGTTTTGTGGAGAATCAATTTAAAAAAAATAAATTCTTATGGCGAAGCAGCCTTCTATAG
- the secY gene encoding preprotein translocase subunit SecY codes for MRKLIDTLKNIYKIEELRTRINTTLLLLLVYRLGSFIALPGIDPMQLGNLKNQTADGLLGLLNTFSGGAFSNASIFALGIMPYITASIVIQLLGLAVPYFQRLQRDGESGRNKINQITRFLTVGILLLQGTGYLTNLHYQLPESAFAVEGAFFTVPAMILMCAGSMFVMWLGEKITDKGIGNGISLIIMIGIISRLPFAFVAEFGSRMAEQGAGFLMFVVELILLFVVFMLSILLVQGTRKVPVQYAKRIVGNKQYGGVRQYIPLKVNAAGVMPIIFAQALVVVPISFARFSGSDGVSSSVSAFSDITGFWYNFVMALLVIVFTYFYTAITVNPVQMAEDMKKNGGFIPGVKPGKKTVEFLDTVMSRITLPGSFFLAFVTILPAFAMMLGINSQFANFFGGTSLLILVGVVLDTLQQIESHLLMRHYDGLMKDGRIKGRVGGAAAI; via the coding sequence ATGAGAAAGTTAATCGACACCCTAAAGAATATCTATAAGATCGAAGAGTTGCGTACTCGTATCAATACTACTTTATTGTTGTTATTGGTTTATCGTTTAGGATCATTTATTGCCTTACCAGGTATTGATCCAATGCAACTAGGTAATTTGAAGAATCAAACAGCTGACGGTTTGTTAGGTCTGTTAAATACATTCTCGGGAGGAGCATTCTCTAATGCATCTATCTTTGCATTAGGTATTATGCCTTACATTACCGCTTCGATTGTTATTCAGCTTTTGGGTCTCGCTGTTCCATACTTTCAACGTTTACAAAGAGATGGAGAATCAGGACGTAATAAGATTAATCAAATTACGCGTTTCCTAACTGTAGGAATTCTTTTACTACAGGGAACTGGTTATCTAACGAATTTGCATTACCAATTACCAGAAAGCGCCTTCGCAGTTGAAGGCGCCTTCTTTACTGTACCTGCCATGATCTTAATGTGTGCAGGTTCTATGTTTGTAATGTGGTTAGGAGAGAAAATTACTGATAAAGGTATTGGTAATGGTATCTCTTTAATCATTATGATCGGTATTATCTCTCGTCTTCCTTTTGCTTTTGTGGCTGAATTTGGTTCACGTATGGCAGAACAAGGTGCTGGATTCTTAATGTTCGTGGTAGAGCTTATTCTTCTTTTTGTTGTATTTATGCTTTCTATCCTATTGGTACAAGGTACTCGTAAAGTTCCTGTACAGTATGCTAAACGTATTGTAGGAAACAAACAATATGGTGGTGTTCGTCAGTATATTCCTTTGAAAGTGAATGCTGCTGGTGTTATGCCTATCATTTTTGCACAAGCACTTGTGGTTGTTCCTATTAGTTTTGCACGCTTCTCTGGATCAGACGGTGTAAGTAGTTCTGTATCTGCTTTTAGCGATATTACTGGATTTTGGTATAATTTCGTTATGGCACTACTTGTAATTGTATTTACATACTTCTATACTGCTATTACTGTGAACCCTGTTCAAATGGCAGAAGATATGAAAAAGAATGGTGGTTTTATTCCTGGTGTTAAGCCTGGTAAAAAGACTGTTGAGTTCTTAGATACAGTTATGTCACGTATCACATTGCCTGGATCTTTCTTCTTGGCATTCGTAACAATCCTTCCTGCTTTTGCAATGATGCTTGGTATTAATAGCCAATTTGCAAACTTCTTTGGTGGAACTTCACTATTGATTTTAGTAGGTGTTGTTTTGGATACATTGCAGCAGATCGAATCACATTTGTTAATGCGTCACTATGATGGTCTTATGAAAGATGGTCGTATTAAGGGACGTGTTGGTGGAGCAGCAGCAATATAA
- the rplO gene encoding 50S ribosomal protein L15 → MELHNIQPAKGSTHSDKRIGRGQGSGFGGTSTRGHKGAKSRSGYSRKVGFQGGQMPLQRLVPKFGFKNINRVEYKGVNLGSLQAVADKYETTTIDKALLVKAGLVSKNDLVKILGNGEITSKLEVKANAFSKSAKEAIEKLSGTTEIL, encoded by the coding sequence ATGGAGTTGCACAATATACAACCTGCGAAAGGTTCCACTCACTCTGACAAACGTATTGGCCGTGGTCAAGGTTCAGGATTCGGTGGTACTTCGACACGTGGGCACAAAGGTGCTAAGTCTAGATCAGGATATAGCCGCAAAGTTGGTTTCCAAGGTGGTCAGATGCCTCTACAACGTTTGGTTCCTAAATTTGGTTTTAAGAACATCAACCGTGTAGAGTACAAAGGAGTTAACTTGGGATCTCTTCAAGCTGTTGCTGATAAGTATGAGACTACAACTATTGATAAAGCGTTGTTGGTGAAAGCTGGCCTTGTTTCTAAAAATGATTTGGTAAAAATCTTGGGAAATGGGGAAATTACTTCTAAATTAGAGGTGAAAGCAAACGCTTTTTCAAAAAGTGCAAAAGAAGCTATTGAAAAGTTATCTGGAACAACAGAAATACTCTAA
- the rpmD gene encoding 50S ribosomal protein L30 encodes MAKIKVTQVKSAIGATKTQKRNLEALGLRKLNGSVEHDASPVILGMINVVKHLVKVVEL; translated from the coding sequence ATGGCAAAAATAAAAGTAACACAAGTAAAAAGCGCGATTGGAGCTACTAAGACTCAAAAGCGTAATCTAGAAGCACTTGGTTTGCGTAAACTTAATGGTAGTGTTGAGCATGATGCATCTCCAGTAATTCTAGGTATGATTAATGTTGTTAAACACCTAGTGAAGGTCGTTGAATTATAA
- the rpsE gene encoding 30S ribosomal protein S5: MAQNIRNVKTSDIELKDRLVAINRVTKVTKGGRTFSFSAIVVVGNENGVVGWGLGKANEVTTAISKGVDAAKKNLINVPVLKGTIPHEQYAKFGGARVFMKPASSGTGVKAGGAMRAVLESAGVHDILAKSKGSSNPHNLVKATFNALAELRDARTIAAHRGVSLDKVFNG; the protein is encoded by the coding sequence ATGGCACAAAATATTCGTAACGTAAAAACAAGCGACATCGAACTTAAAGATCGATTGGTTGCTATTAACCGTGTTACTAAAGTGACAAAAGGTGGTCGTACCTTTAGTTTCTCTGCTATTGTGGTAGTAGGTAACGAGAACGGAGTCGTAGGATGGGGTCTTGGTAAAGCGAATGAAGTAACAACGGCTATCTCTAAAGGGGTAGACGCTGCGAAAAAGAACTTGATCAATGTACCTGTTCTTAAAGGAACTATTCCTCACGAGCAATATGCAAAATTTGGTGGTGCGCGTGTATTCATGAAACCAGCTTCTTCCGGTACCGGAGTGAAAGCGGGTGGTGCGATGCGTGCAGTACTAGAGAGTGCTGGAGTTCACGATATCCTAGCTAAGTCGAAAGGTTCTTCGAATCCTCACAACTTGGTAAAGGCTACTTTTAATGCTCTTGCAGAGCTTCGCGATGCTCGCACTATTGCAGCACACCGTGGAGTTTCTCTTGACAAAGTGTTTAACGGATAA
- the rplR gene encoding 50S ribosomal protein L18 gives MSLTKLQRRARIKKRIRKIISGSAAAPRMSVYRSNKQVSVQFIDDNAGKTVLSVSSLCKEIASLEGSKSEVAAAVGKKAAEVAIAAGITQVVFDRNGYLYHGRVKAVADAARENGLKF, from the coding sequence ATGTCTTTAACAAAACTACAAAGACGCGCCAGGATCAAGAAAAGAATCAGAAAAATTATTTCTGGTTCGGCAGCTGCTCCTCGTATGAGCGTATATCGCAGTAACAAACAGGTTTCTGTTCAGTTTATTGACGATAATGCGGGTAAAACAGTGTTATCTGTGTCGTCATTATGTAAAGAGATCGCAAGCCTTGAGGGATCTAAGTCTGAGGTTGCTGCCGCTGTTGGTAAAAAAGCAGCTGAAGTAGCTATCGCAGCAGGAATAACTCAAGTAGTATTCGATAGAAATGGATATTTGTATCACGGACGTGTAAAAGCAGTTGCTGACGCTGCTCGCGAAAACGGTCTTAAATTCTAA
- the rplF gene encoding 50S ribosomal protein L6 — translation MSRIGKLPIEIPAGVTVSVSNDNVVTVKGGLGELTQKVDADITVSVEENKVVVSRPTDQKRHASLHGLYRSLINNMVIGVSKGYEIKLELVGVGYRAENQGQLLDLVLGYSHHIYLQLPNEVKVEAVTDKRSNPTITLKSCDKQLIGQVAAKIRSFRTPEPYKGKGVKFDGEQLRRKAGKSAKV, via the coding sequence ATGTCAAGGATCGGTAAATTACCTATTGAAATCCCTGCTGGTGTAACAGTTAGTGTTTCTAACGACAATGTTGTAACAGTGAAAGGTGGACTTGGAGAGTTAACTCAAAAAGTTGATGCTGATATCACTGTTTCAGTAGAGGAGAATAAAGTAGTCGTATCTCGTCCAACAGATCAGAAGCGTCATGCTTCTTTGCATGGATTGTATCGTTCGCTAATCAACAATATGGTGATTGGTGTTTCTAAGGGATACGAGATCAAATTAGAGTTGGTAGGTGTAGGTTATCGTGCTGAGAATCAAGGTCAATTATTGGACCTTGTTCTTGGATACTCTCACCACATCTATTTGCAACTACCAAACGAAGTTAAAGTAGAGGCCGTTACAGATAAGCGTAGCAATCCTACTATTACTTTGAAGAGCTGTGACAAGCAGTTAATTGGGCAAGTTGCTGCTAAAATCCGTTCATTCCGTACGCCAGAGCCATATAAAGGAAAAGGTGTTAAGTTTGATGGTGAGCAACTACGTCGTAAAGCAGGTAAGTCTGCAAAAGTATAA
- the rpsH gene encoding 30S ribosomal protein S8 produces the protein MTDPIADFLTRLRNAVKAKHRVVEIPASKIKKEMTKILKDKGYILSYKFDDEKNYQGSIKIALKYHPESGIPAIKGLKRISKPGLRRYANTDTMPRVLNGLGVAILSTSKGVITDKEARELNVGGEVLCYVY, from the coding sequence ATGACAGATCCTATAGCTGATTTTTTGACTAGATTAAGGAATGCCGTAAAAGCGAAACACCGCGTTGTGGAAATTCCAGCATCTAAGATCAAAAAGGAAATGACCAAAATTCTTAAGGATAAAGGTTATATCCTAAGTTACAAATTTGATGACGAGAAGAACTATCAAGGAAGTATTAAGATAGCATTGAAATATCATCCAGAATCTGGAATTCCTGCAATCAAAGGATTGAAGAGAATTAGTAAGCCAGGTTTGAGAAGATACGCTAACACAGACACTATGCCACGTGTATTGAATGGTCTAGGTGTAGCAATTCTTTCTACTTCGAAGGGAGTTATTACTGACAAAGAAGCTCGCGAGCTTAATGTCGGTGGAGAAGTATTGTGTTACGTATATTAA
- the rpsN gene encoding 30S ribosomal protein S14, producing MAKESMKAREVKRAKLVARFSEKRSQLKAEGDYEGLQKLPKNASPVRMHNRCKLTGRPKGYMRQFGISRICFREMASAGLIPGVKKASW from the coding sequence ATGGCTAAGGAATCAATGAAAGCCCGCGAGGTAAAACGTGCGAAACTAGTAGCTCGTTTTTCTGAAAAGCGTAGTCAACTTAAAGCTGAAGGTGATTATGAAGGACTGCAGAAGCTTCCTAAAAATGCTTCTCCAGTACGAATGCACAATCGTTGTAAATTGACTGGACGTCCGAAAGGATATATGCGTCAGTTTGGAATCAGTAGAATTTGCTTCAGAGAAATGGCTTCTGCTGGTTTAATTCCAGGTGTTAAAAAAGCAAGTTGGTAA
- the rplE gene encoding 50S ribosomal protein L5 gives MPTYKVKYQEQVLPALMKEFGYKSVMQAPKLEKIVINQGIGAATADKKLVDIALNELTLIAGQKAVSTVSKKDISNFKLRKKMPIGARVTLRKERMYEFLDRLISVALPRIRDFQGIQGKLDGRGNYTLGITEQIIFPEIVMDKINKISGMNITFVTTANTDEEGYALLREFGMPFKNAKKK, from the coding sequence ATGCCTACTTATAAAGTAAAATATCAAGAGCAGGTTCTACCTGCCTTGATGAAAGAGTTTGGTTATAAGTCTGTAATGCAGGCACCAAAACTTGAGAAAATTGTTATCAACCAAGGTATCGGAGCTGCTACTGCTGACAAGAAATTAGTTGACATCGCATTAAACGAGTTGACTTTGATTGCTGGTCAAAAAGCAGTTTCTACTGTATCAAAAAAGGATATCTCTAACTTCAAGTTGAGAAAGAAGATGCCTATTGGTGCAAGAGTTACCTTGCGTAAAGAGCGCATGTATGAATTCTTAGATCGCCTTATCTCTGTAGCACTTCCACGTATTCGTGACTTCCAAGGTATTCAAGGTAAATTGGATGGAAGAGGTAACTATACATTGGGTATCACAGAGCAGATCATTTTCCCGGAAATTGTGATGGATAAAATCAATAAAATTTCTGGTATGAATATTACATTCGTAACTACAGCGAACACTGATGAAGAAGGGTACGCATTGTTACGTGAATTTGGTATGCCTTTCAAAAACGCTAAAAAGAAATAA